One region of Rhodophyticola sp. CCM32 genomic DNA includes:
- a CDS encoding ABC transporter permease, giving the protein MTTIDPDFESDAAREARRTRRFTRINKADAWFKVLGLAWITPILRAAAGDNPRAQIGDIWRLLGVPLLSIAVFLVLWGTLAPQVQTSLGAIPGPAQVWEQVGNLHADHERQMGRAAEFYDRQDARNAERIAEGEEPRYRSFTGAPTYYQQIWISIKTVFFGFLLATFVAVPLGIAAGLSVTANAALNPLIQVFKPVSPLAWLPIVSIVVSAVYTSDDGWFEKSFLVSAITVTLCSLWPTLINTALGVASIDKDLVNVSKVLKMGTWTKITKLVLPSALPLIFTGLRLSLGVGWMVLIAAEMLAQNPGLGKFVWDEFQNGSSQSLAKIMVAVFTIGIIGFLLDRLMFTIQSLFTFTNNR; this is encoded by the coding sequence ATGACGACGATAGACCCTGATTTCGAGTCCGACGCCGCCCGAGAGGCCCGGCGTACCCGCCGTTTCACCCGGATCAACAAGGCCGATGCCTGGTTCAAGGTTCTGGGTCTGGCCTGGATCACGCCGATCCTGCGGGCCGCAGCCGGGGATAACCCGCGCGCCCAGATCGGCGATATCTGGCGGTTGCTTGGTGTGCCGCTTCTGTCGATTGCCGTGTTTCTTGTCTTGTGGGGCACGCTTGCACCACAGGTCCAGACCTCGCTTGGCGCAATCCCCGGACCGGCGCAGGTCTGGGAACAGGTTGGCAATCTGCATGCGGATCATGAACGCCAGATGGGCCGCGCGGCGGAATTCTATGACCGTCAGGATGCCCGCAATGCCGAACGTATCGCCGAAGGGGAAGAACCGCGCTATCGCAGCTTTACCGGCGCCCCAACCTATTATCAGCAGATATGGATTTCGATCAAAACGGTCTTCTTCGGGTTTCTGCTGGCCACATTTGTCGCGGTGCCCCTTGGCATTGCCGCAGGGCTTTCGGTCACCGCCAATGCGGCGCTGAACCCGCTTATTCAGGTGTTCAAACCGGTCAGTCCGCTGGCCTGGCTGCCCATCGTCTCGATTGTCGTGTCAGCGGTCTATACCAGCGATGACGGCTGGTTCGAGAAAAGCTTTCTGGTGTCAGCCATCACTGTGACGCTGTGTTCGCTTTGGCCGACGCTGATCAACACCGCGCTTGGCGTTGCCTCGATCGACAAGGATCTGGTGAATGTCTCGAAGGTTCTGAAAATGGGCACCTGGACCAAGATCACCAAACTGGTTCTGCCCTCGGCCCTGCCGCTGATCTTCACCGGCTTGCGCCTGTCGCTTGGCGTGGGCTGGATGGTTCTGATCGCGGCCGAGATGCTGGCGCAGAATCCCGGGCTGGGCAAATTTGTCTGGGACGAATTCCAGAACGGCAGTTCTCAATCGCTTGCCAAGATCATGGTTGCGGTCTTCACCATCGGGATCATCGGCTTCCTTCTGGACCGGCTGATGTTCACGATCCAGTCGCTGTTCACCTTCACCAATAATCGTTGA
- a CDS encoding CmpA/NrtA family ABC transporter substrate-binding protein has protein sequence MKRLLAVLAATSALIGPAMADDLEIDELTFGFIKLTDMAPLAIAYERGYFEDEGLFVTLEAQANWRVLLDGVIDGTLDGAHMLAGQPIAATIGYGTQANIITPFSMDLNGNGITVSNEVWELMRPHIPSMEDGRPQHPISAEALVPVVEQFRDEGTRFDMGMVFPVSTHNYEIRFWLAAGGLNPGFYSPDDITGTIDADVFLSVTPPPQMPATLEAGTIFGYCVGEPWNQQAVQRGIGVPVITDYQLWPNNPEKVFGITEAFAEENPNTTRAIVRALIRAGMWLDADDNANRMEAVELLSLPEYVGADEQVIAASMTGTFEFEPGDVRDIPDFNVFFRYYATYPYYSDAVWYLTQMRRWGQIAEPQTDEWYHEVAERVYRPDLYLEAARSLVDDGLATEADFPWETDGFREPVSEMIDGLTYDGRHPNAYIDAFPIGLTGEQTVIDGAVQG, from the coding sequence ATGAAACGCCTTCTTGCTGTGCTGGCAGCAACCTCGGCCCTTATCGGGCCTGCGATGGCAGACGACCTCGAAATCGACGAACTGACTTTCGGCTTTATCAAACTGACCGATATGGCCCCGCTGGCCATCGCCTATGAGCGTGGGTATTTTGAAGATGAGGGCCTGTTCGTCACATTGGAGGCGCAGGCCAACTGGCGTGTGCTTCTGGATGGTGTGATCGACGGCACGCTTGACGGCGCCCATATGCTGGCCGGTCAGCCGATCGCGGCCACCATCGGCTATGGCACGCAGGCCAATATCATCACCCCGTTTTCCATGGATCTGAACGGCAATGGCATCACCGTTTCCAACGAGGTGTGGGAGCTGATGCGCCCGCATATCCCCTCGATGGAAGATGGCCGGCCGCAGCACCCGATCAGTGCGGAAGCTCTGGTTCCGGTTGTGGAACAGTTCCGCGATGAAGGCACGCGTTTCGACATGGGCATGGTGTTCCCGGTCTCGACCCATAATTACGAGATCCGGTTCTGGCTGGCAGCCGGTGGTCTGAACCCGGGCTTTTATTCCCCCGATGACATCACCGGCACAATTGACGCGGATGTGTTCCTGAGCGTCACCCCGCCGCCGCAAATGCCCGCCACGCTGGAGGCCGGTACGATCTTCGGCTATTGCGTCGGCGAACCCTGGAACCAGCAGGCCGTGCAGCGTGGCATCGGGGTTCCGGTGATCACCGATTATCAGCTTTGGCCCAACAACCCCGAAAAGGTCTTCGGCATTACCGAGGCGTTTGCCGAAGAGAACCCGAACACCACGCGGGCCATTGTGCGCGCGCTGATCCGCGCTGGCATGTGGCTGGATGCCGATGACAATGCCAACCGGATGGAGGCGGTCGAACTTCTCAGCCTGCCTGAATATGTCGGCGCCGATGAACAGGTGATTGCCGCCTCGATGACCGGCACGTTCGAGTTTGAACCCGGCGATGTCCGCGACATTCCCGATTTCAACGTCTTCTTCCGCTACTACGCGACCTATCCCTATTACTCCGATGCGGTCTGGTATCTGACCCAGATGCGCCGCTGGGGCCAGATCGCCGAGCCGCAAACGGATGAATGGTATCACGAGGTTGCCGAACGGGTGTATCGCCCCGACCTCTATCTTGAGGCGGCGCGCAGCCTGGTGGATGACGGGCTGGCCACAGAGGCGGATTTCCCCTGGGAGACTGACGGGTTCCGCGAGCCGGTCAGCGAGATGATCGACGGGCTGACATATGATGGCCGTCATCCCAACGCCTATATTGATGCTTTCCCCATCGGTCTGACCGGTGAACAGACCGTCATCGACGGTGCTGTACAGGGCTGA
- a CDS encoding ABC transporter substrate-binding protein, whose product MKTVTVSAAYIPLVDAAPMIVAEEMGFAEAEGLSLDLVRAPSWSSVRDMLAFGRVDAAHLLSPIPVAMALGLGSVRTPISAVSVLSVNGNVIGVSQALADRLRAGGFRFGFDDAKAAGAALLSVLDGPLRFGVPFPFSMHHELLRYWFEGVGLQPDQAEIRTIPPPLMAGALGAGEVEAFCVGEPWGSIAVERGLGELLLPGAAIWKFAPEKVLAVRTDWAETEPNLLGRIMRAVWKAGRWLSRPESATAAAEILSRPQYLDIPAEVIDRSLSGHLTISPRGEQRHVPQFLEFHNGAASFPWRSQSAWIAQRIAARAGLDMAAADQAARGVFRSDIYRAQLAISRAVMPGASSKLEGSIRQPTPVASDQGRLFLQPDMFFDGRIFDPGPD is encoded by the coding sequence ATGAAAACGGTCACGGTTTCCGCCGCCTATATCCCGCTGGTCGATGCCGCGCCGATGATTGTGGCCGAAGAGATGGGCTTTGCCGAGGCCGAAGGGCTGTCGCTTGATCTGGTGCGCGCGCCCTCCTGGTCGTCGGTGCGCGATATGCTGGCCTTTGGCCGGGTCGATGCGGCGCATCTGCTGTCCCCGATCCCGGTGGCGATGGCGCTTGGCCTTGGCAGTGTCAGAACGCCGATTTCCGCGGTATCGGTTCTGTCTGTGAACGGCAATGTGATCGGGGTCAGCCAGGCTTTGGCCGATCGGCTGCGCGCGGGCGGGTTCCGGTTTGGCTTTGACGATGCAAAGGCGGCGGGCGCGGCGCTGCTGTCGGTTCTCGACGGGCCCTTGCGATTTGGGGTGCCGTTCCCGTTTTCGATGCATCATGAATTGTTGCGCTACTGGTTCGAGGGGGTCGGGCTGCAACCCGATCAGGCCGAGATCCGCACCATTCCGCCCCCGCTGATGGCGGGCGCCCTGGGCGCCGGAGAGGTGGAGGCGTTTTGCGTGGGCGAGCCCTGGGGGTCCATCGCGGTGGAACGGGGCCTGGGCGAATTGCTGCTGCCGGGCGCGGCAATCTGGAAATTCGCGCCGGAAAAGGTGCTGGCCGTGCGCACCGACTGGGCAGAGACCGAGCCGAACCTGCTGGGCCGGATCATGCGCGCCGTATGGAAAGCGGGCCGCTGGCTGTCACGCCCGGAAAGCGCGACGGCGGCGGCCGAGATTCTGTCGCGCCCGCAATATCTTGATATCCCGGCCGAGGTCATTGATCGCAGCCTGTCGGGGCATCTGACGATCTCGCCCCGGGGGGAACAGCGCCATGTGCCGCAGTTTCTGGAGTTCCATAACGGCGCGGCCAGTTTCCCGTGGCGCAGCCAGTCGGCCTGGATCGCGCAGCGCATTGCCGCCCGTGCGGGGCTGGATATGGCTGCCGCCGATCAGGCCGCGCGCGGAGTCTTTCGCAGTGATATCTATCGCGCGCAACTGGCCATTTCCCGGGCGGTGATGCCCGGTGCGTCCAGCAAGCTTGAAGGGTCGATTCGCCAGCCAACCCCGGTTGCGTCGGATCAGGGGCGTCTGTTCCTGCAACCCGATATGTTTTTTGATGGCCGCATTTTTGACCCCGGCCCGGATTGA
- a CDS encoding ANTAR domain-containing response regulator gives MSDRLNIVVVEQNRDRAIQIVDALNETGDYDVFVIGDVSGLGRQIAARLPDIVLIDIENPSRDMLEELTLASGPLDRPVAMFVSGAAGGLAKAAVEAGVSAYVVDGLRPDRLQPVLAAATARFQMFRQIRIELEETRRALEDRKLIDRAKGLVMKARGVTEDEAYALLRKTAMDQGRRVADVAEALVTAQGLLS, from the coding sequence ATGAGCGACCGTCTCAACATCGTTGTGGTTGAACAGAATCGGGATCGGGCGATCCAGATCGTGGATGCGCTGAACGAGACCGGGGATTATGATGTCTTTGTCATCGGCGATGTCTCGGGGCTTGGCCGTCAGATTGCGGCGCGCCTGCCCGATATCGTTCTGATCGACATCGAAAACCCGTCCCGTGACATGCTGGAGGAACTGACCCTGGCCTCGGGCCCGCTGGACCGGCCGGTGGCGATGTTCGTCTCCGGCGCGGCGGGCGGGCTGGCGAAAGCTGCGGTGGAGGCCGGGGTGTCGGCCTATGTGGTGGATGGGTTGCGCCCTGACCGGTTGCAGCCGGTGCTGGCCGCAGCCACCGCCCGGTTTCAGATGTTCCGCCAGATCCGGATCGAGCTGGAAGAAACCCGGCGCGCCCTGGAAGACCGCAAACTGATCGACCGCGCCAAGGGTCTGGTGATGAAAGCCAGAGGTGTGACCGAGGATGAAGCCTATGCGCTGCTGCGCAAGACGGCGATGGATCAGGGGCGGCGGGTGGCCGATGTGGCCGAGGCGCTGGTAACGGCCCAGGGGCTGTTGTCATGA
- a CDS encoding ABC transporter ATP-binding protein: MYRKFEDLINPFAHVPGDTPPGTLWAYYRTQLAPFRRWLPWMALAGFLVAIMESALIFYSGRLIDLMNTAGPLAFWQAHKLEVSLAALFILFLRPLLITFNHFFLEQTLASNMQEQTRWRAHKHLLGQSLGFFQNDFAGRLSNRVMQMGPAVEDSVYMAFEGIWFSTTYVLGAILILSQIDIRLGIPLTIWLIVYVVYVRRIAVRVASASEKWSDARSLVTGRVVDAYANIETVKLFSAGDREETYALSAMRRLRLRFQRFLRLMTELAFGLNAINGMLIVGVIAPAIWLWTRDIVSVGEVAAASALTIRLNGMSGWIMWVTIRLFEHAGVIREGLRSIARPQDVVDAADAVPLVVRNAEIRIENLTHHYGKEHGGLDGINLTIPAGQRVGLIGRSGAGKSSLVNLLLRFRDAETGRILIDGQSVSDVTQNSLRSQIGMVTQDSSLLHRSVRANILYGKPGASEEEMIAAAKRAEAHAFIQDLRDPEGREGYNAQVGERGVKLSGGQRQRIAITRVILKNAPILILDEATSALDSEVEATIQATLYGVMEGKTVIAIAHRLSTIAQMDRIVVLDAGRVVEDGTHGDLLARNGLYASLWARQSGGFLG; the protein is encoded by the coding sequence ATGTATCGCAAGTTCGAAGATCTCATAAACCCGTTTGCCCATGTGCCCGGTGATACACCGCCGGGAACGCTTTGGGCCTATTACCGCACCCAGCTTGCACCGTTCCGCCGCTGGCTGCCCTGGATGGCGCTTGCCGGGTTTCTGGTGGCGATCATGGAAAGTGCGCTGATCTTCTATTCCGGTCGTCTGATCGACCTGATGAACACGGCTGGGCCGTTGGCCTTCTGGCAGGCCCATAAGCTGGAGGTCAGCCTTGCCGCGCTGTTCATCCTGTTCCTGCGGCCGCTTCTGATCACCTTCAACCATTTCTTTCTGGAACAGACCCTGGCCTCGAACATGCAGGAGCAGACCCGCTGGCGCGCCCATAAACACCTGTTGGGGCAGTCACTGGGGTTCTTCCAGAACGATTTTGCCGGCCGGTTGAGCAACCGGGTCATGCAGATGGGCCCGGCGGTGGAAGACAGTGTCTATATGGCGTTTGAAGGGATCTGGTTTTCCACCACCTATGTGCTGGGCGCGATCCTGATCCTCAGCCAGATCGACATTCGCCTGGGAATACCGCTGACCATCTGGCTGATTGTCTATGTGGTCTATGTGCGGCGGATTGCGGTTCGCGTCGCGTCGGCCTCGGAAAAATGGAGCGATGCGCGTTCCCTGGTGACCGGCCGGGTTGTGGATGCCTATGCCAATATCGAAACGGTCAAACTGTTCTCTGCCGGGGACCGGGAGGAAACCTATGCCCTGTCGGCCATGCGCCGGTTGCGGTTGCGGTTCCAGCGGTTTCTGCGGCTGATGACGGAACTTGCCTTCGGTCTGAACGCGATCAACGGCATGCTGATTGTCGGTGTGATTGCCCCGGCCATCTGGCTCTGGACCCGCGATATCGTTTCGGTGGGGGAAGTCGCCGCCGCCTCGGCCCTGACCATCCGCCTGAACGGGATGAGCGGCTGGATCATGTGGGTCACGATCCGCCTGTTCGAACATGCCGGTGTGATCCGCGAAGGCCTGCGGTCAATCGCCAGGCCGCAGGATGTGGTGGACGCGGCTGACGCGGTTCCCCTGGTTGTGCGCAATGCCGAGATCAGGATCGAGAACCTGACCCATCATTACGGCAAGGAGCATGGCGGGCTGGACGGGATCAACCTGACCATTCCGGCGGGCCAGCGGGTCGGTCTGATCGGGCGCTCGGGCGCGGGCAAATCCAGCCTTGTGAACCTGCTTCTGCGCTTCCGCGATGCGGAAACCGGGCGGATTCTGATCGACGGGCAATCGGTCTCCGATGTCACCCAGAACAGTTTGCGCAGTCAGATCGGGATGGTGACGCAGGACAGTTCCCTTCTGCACCGGTCGGTCCGGGCCAATATTCTCTATGGCAAACCCGGCGCCTCGGAGGAGGAGATGATCGCAGCCGCCAAACGGGCCGAAGCCCACGCGTTCATTCAGGATCTGCGCGATCCTGAGGGGCGCGAGGGCTATAACGCCCAGGTCGGGGAACGGGGTGTCAAACTGTCCGGCGGCCAGCGGCAGCGCATCGCGATCACAAGGGTGATCCTGAAAAACGCACCGATCCTGATCCTGGACGAGGCGACCTCGGCGCTTGACAGCGAGGTAGAGGCCACCATTCAGGCAACCTTGTATGGTGTGATGGAAGGGAAAACCGTGATCGCCATCGCCCACCGTCTGTCCACGATTGCGCAGATGGACCGGATTGTCGTGCTGGATGCAGGGCGCGTGGTCGAGGATGGCACCCATGGCGATCTGCTGGCCCGGAACGGGCTTTATGCCAGCCTCTGGGCCCGGCAATCGGGCGGGTTTCTGGGCTGA
- a CDS encoding efflux RND transporter permease subunit — protein MNMSVWAIRQPVPSLALFLVLMVLGMVGFARLPVTQFPNIDIPIITVNVGQAGAAPSEITNQIIRPIEDAVSDVSGVRHVQATATDSVANITIEFELETNTDRALNDIKDAVTSVEGELPEAATEPVIQRLDVTGQPILTYAVSNPTISIEALSYFVDDVVARDLQSVDGVGQVTRIGGAEREIRVDLAPDRLLALGLSASGVNDQLRQSNINLGGGRGDLAGQEYSIRTLGSAETLHQLAATPITLPSGPTIRLDQIATVTDGAAEVRNFAMLDGQPVVAFGVFRSTGASDLLAGDGVKHRLEEMAADYPDVTFSLIDDATIYTEGNYHSAMETLYEGAALAIIVVMLFLWNWRATVITAIALPLSIIPTFIVMYALDFSLNTVSLLGITLVTGILVDDAIVEIENIVRHIRMGRPAYEATEEAASEIGLTVIAISFTIVAVFAPVSFMSGIAGQYFRQFGLTVAVAVLFSLLVARLITPMIAAHFLRDGVAPEEEERDGVLMRTYMRILRWTLHNRAATLALGFVIFAASIFSATLLPTEFIPAADTGRSNISVELPPGATLEETRVVSRGTTGLLADIPEVENIFVHGGEGSINTARMMVNLGSKSDRDRSLFEIEDEISERLLGVPDVRLHVLNDNGERDIQISVLGDSEAAANAAAITLAAQINDLDMVENASSTAALTRPEIQITPRPELAAERGVTAVALANTIRIATIGDTDENTARFNAEERQIPIVVRIAEDVRRDLFLMQGQRVPSANGSDVPLGVIADVALSTGPAMIDRYDRQYRTLVEADLAPGALLGPANAASLSVPVALDMPEGTSIQSAGDAEIMGDVFTSFGLAMGAGILLVYVVLVLLFSSFLTPVTILLSLPLAIGGAIFALYILDYAIGLSVVIGFLMLMGIVTKNAIMLVEFALQGMAEGMDKNSAMIEAGHKRARPIIMTTIAMTAGMVPSALALGEGGEFRSPMAVAVIGGLLLSTLLSLLFVPSMFSLINGLRVRLRRGLVSVLGANQPKPAE, from the coding sequence ATGAACATGTCTGTGTGGGCCATTCGCCAACCGGTCCCCTCTCTGGCGCTGTTTCTGGTTCTGATGGTTCTGGGTATGGTTGGCTTTGCCCGATTGCCGGTGACGCAATTCCCCAATATCGACATTCCGATCATCACCGTGAATGTCGGTCAGGCGGGGGCGGCTCCGTCAGAGATCACCAATCAGATCATCCGCCCTATTGAGGATGCGGTGTCGGATGTGTCCGGCGTGCGCCATGTTCAGGCCACTGCCACGGATTCAGTTGCGAATATCACCATCGAGTTCGAACTTGAGACGAATACAGACCGCGCGCTGAACGATATCAAAGACGCGGTGACAAGCGTGGAAGGGGAACTGCCCGAGGCGGCAACAGAGCCTGTGATCCAGCGTCTGGACGTGACCGGGCAGCCCATTCTGACCTATGCGGTCAGCAACCCCACGATCTCGATCGAGGCACTGTCGTATTTTGTGGATGATGTGGTGGCCCGCGATCTGCAATCCGTCGATGGTGTGGGGCAGGTGACCCGTATCGGCGGGGCAGAGCGTGAAATACGCGTGGACCTTGCCCCCGACCGCCTGCTGGCACTGGGGCTCAGCGCATCCGGGGTCAATGACCAGCTTCGCCAGTCGAATATCAATCTTGGCGGCGGGCGTGGCGATCTGGCGGGGCAGGAATACAGCATCCGCACCCTTGGCAGCGCGGAAACACTGCACCAGCTGGCCGCAACCCCGATCACCCTTCCCAGTGGCCCCACGATCCGGCTTGATCAGATTGCCACGGTCACCGATGGCGCGGCCGAGGTGCGGAATTTCGCGATGCTGGACGGGCAGCCGGTCGTGGCCTTTGGGGTGTTCCGGTCCACCGGCGCCAGCGACCTGCTGGCCGGGGATGGCGTCAAGCACCGGCTGGAAGAGATGGCGGCGGACTATCCCGATGTCACGTTTTCGCTGATTGACGATGCCACGATCTATACCGAAGGCAATTATCACAGCGCGATGGAAACGCTGTATGAAGGGGCCGCTTTGGCGATCATCGTCGTGATGCTGTTTCTGTGGAACTGGCGGGCGACGGTGATCACCGCAATTGCCCTGCCCTTGTCGATCATTCCCACATTCATCGTCATGTATGCGCTGGATTTCTCGCTGAACACGGTCAGCCTTCTGGGGATCACGCTGGTAACCGGCATTCTGGTGGATGATGCCATTGTCGAGATTGAAAACATCGTCAGGCATATTCGGATGGGCAGGCCCGCCTATGAGGCCACGGAAGAGGCCGCAAGCGAGATCGGGCTGACAGTGATCGCGATCAGCTTCACCATTGTTGCGGTGTTTGCGCCGGTCAGTTTCATGTCGGGGATTGCCGGGCAGTATTTCCGGCAATTCGGGTTGACGGTCGCGGTTGCGGTGCTGTTCTCGCTGCTGGTGGCGCGCCTGATCACGCCGATGATCGCCGCCCATTTCCTGCGTGACGGGGTCGCGCCGGAAGAGGAAGAAAGAGACGGGGTGCTGATGCGCACCTATATGCGAATCCTGCGGTGGACCTTGCATAACCGGGCCGCGACCCTTGCTCTGGGGTTTGTCATTTTCGCGGCGTCGATCTTTTCCGCAACCCTTCTGCCGACCGAGTTCATCCCCGCCGCAGATACCGGTCGCAGCAATATTTCGGTGGAACTGCCGCCCGGGGCGACTCTGGAGGAAACCCGTGTCGTCTCTCGCGGGACCACCGGACTTCTGGCGGATATCCCAGAGGTGGAAAACATCTTTGTCCATGGTGGCGAGGGCAGCATCAATACCGCGCGGATGATGGTCAATCTTGGCTCGAAAAGTGACCGTGACCGGTCCCTCTTCGAGATCGAGGATGAGATTTCAGAGCGGCTTCTGGGTGTGCCGGATGTGCGGCTGCATGTGCTCAATGACAATGGTGAACGGGATATCCAGATCAGTGTTCTTGGGGATAGTGAAGCTGCGGCAAATGCTGCTGCGATCACGCTGGCCGCGCAGATCAATGATCTGGATATGGTTGAAAACGCCTCCTCCACGGCGGCGCTCACCCGTCCGGAAATCCAGATCACGCCAAGGCCGGAACTGGCCGCGGAACGCGGTGTGACAGCGGTGGCCCTGGCCAATACGATCAGGATCGCCACGATCGGGGATACCGATGAAAACACCGCCCGGTTCAACGCCGAGGAGCGGCAGATCCCCATCGTCGTGCGTATCGCCGAAGATGTGCGGCGCGATCTGTTCCTGATGCAGGGGCAGCGGGTGCCAAGTGCCAATGGCAGTGATGTGCCTCTGGGGGTGATTGCTGATGTTGCCCTGTCAACGGGGCCCGCGATGATTGACCGCTATGACCGGCAGTATCGCACGCTGGTCGAGGCCGATCTTGCCCCCGGCGCGCTGCTTGGCCCCGCAAATGCCGCGTCGCTTTCGGTGCCCGTGGCGCTGGACATGCCCGAAGGCACGTCTATTCAAAGCGCGGGCGATGCAGAGATCATGGGCGATGTCTTCACCAGTTTCGGCCTGGCCATGGGGGCGGGCATATTACTGGTCTATGTGGTGCTGGTGTTGTTGTTCTCAAGCTTCCTGACACCGGTGACGATTCTGTTGTCGCTGCCTCTGGCCATCGGCGGGGCGATCTTTGCCCTGTATATTCTGGATTACGCCATTGGCCTGTCGGTTGTGATCGGCTTTCTGATGCTGATGGGGATCGTCACCAAAAACGCCATCATGCTGGTTGAGTTTGCGCTTCAGGGCATGGCCGAGGGGATGGACAAGAACAGTGCCATGATCGAGGCGGGCCACAAACGGGCGCGGCCGATCATCATGACCACGATTGCGATGACCGCAGGCATGGTGCCCAGTGCGCTTGCCCTGGGCGAAGGGGGTGAGTTTCGGTCGCCGATGGCCGTTGCCGTGATCGGCGGGCTGTTGCTGTCAACGCTGCTGTCCCTGCTGTTCGTGCCGTCGATGTTCAGCCTCATAAACGGTCTGCGGGTCAGATTGCGCCGGGGGCTGGTCAGCGTTCTGGGCGCGAACCAGCCCAAACCTGCAGAGTGA